In one window of Frigoriglobus tundricola DNA:
- a CDS encoding DUF3592 domain-containing protein: MTTNAWRSSVTFGWLLMWSGLVLAADAVMLWTLYRQTRAARFPTADGVITRSAVTADRDKDGADRLDVAYGYEVGGRRYTGTRYCYASFGTNSGAWDRIRDELPVGARVPVAYDPNDPSESLLRPGATGFHLTLVWFLTPFNLIGVGGWVARVRARRSEFDPADPHRVARTATVWRVRLTDPDRAGCCAGTLLGIAFCGTFVWALGFGFNPPVWAAGAGYLLAVVIAVLAGVSTTPTWMEVDEVARVVRLPARPEPVEVPFAAIRAVVVTHEDAPGSDCDLLGRYHCELIRSDAAPVRCATYRHQPGAEAFVAWLHDRVGFAAPDAPRGPSEPE, encoded by the coding sequence ATGACGACGAACGCCTGGCGGAGCAGTGTCACATTCGGGTGGTTGCTGATGTGGTCGGGGCTCGTGCTGGCAGCGGACGCGGTCATGTTGTGGACGTTGTATCGCCAGACCCGTGCGGCACGCTTTCCGACCGCCGACGGTGTCATCACCCGCAGCGCGGTGACGGCCGATCGTGATAAGGACGGAGCGGACCGGCTGGACGTGGCATACGGCTACGAGGTCGGGGGCCGGCGGTACACCGGCACCCGGTACTGTTACGCCTCATTCGGTACGAATTCGGGGGCCTGGGACCGAATCCGTGACGAACTGCCGGTCGGTGCCCGGGTACCCGTCGCGTACGACCCGAACGACCCGTCGGAGTCGCTGCTCCGCCCCGGCGCCACCGGTTTCCACCTCACGTTGGTGTGGTTCCTCACGCCGTTCAACCTGATCGGGGTGGGCGGGTGGGTGGCGCGGGTCCGCGCCCGACGGTCGGAGTTCGATCCTGCCGACCCGCACCGTGTGGCGCGTACCGCGACCGTGTGGCGCGTCCGGTTGACCGACCCCGACCGAGCCGGGTGTTGTGCCGGCACTTTACTGGGAATCGCGTTCTGCGGAACCTTCGTGTGGGCGCTGGGCTTTGGCTTCAACCCCCCGGTGTGGGCCGCCGGGGCCGGCTACCTGCTCGCGGTGGTGATCGCCGTGCTGGCGGGCGTGAGCACCACCCCGACGTGGATGGAAGTGGACGAGGTCGCCCGTGTCGTCCGGCTCCCGGCACGCCCGGAGCCGGTCGAGGTGCCGTTCGCCGCGATCCGTGCCGTCGTCGTGACGCACGAGGACGCACCGGGTTCCGATTGCGATCTGCTCGGCCGTTATCACTGCGAACTGATCCGTTCGGACGCCGCGCCGGTCCGCTGCGCAACCTACCGCCATCAACCGGGCGCGGAGGCCTTCGTGGCCTGGCTCCACGACCGTGTCGGGTTTGCTGCACCCGATGCGCCTCGCGGACCGTCGGAGCCGGAGTGA
- a CDS encoding RNA polymerase sigma factor, with protein sequence MRSRPISEILIRTAVRAAAERTDADLLGRFVCDRDAVAFEALVRRHGPMVPSVCRRALGATPDADDAFQTVWLVLVRKARSIVPRAKVGNWLYGVAARTAAHTRARNARRHAAQRPLFDASDARLPDPDARDAAAAVDAELMRLPERYRVVIVLCELESRSLRHVAEQLGLPPGTVASRLSRGRALLAARLRARGFAALSGALAAAPVSARLVSGTVSMLHIGS encoded by the coding sequence ATGCGAAGCCGTCCGATATCCGAAATTCTCATCCGCACAGCCGTTCGCGCTGCCGCCGAGCGGACCGACGCCGATTTGCTCGGCCGGTTCGTGTGCGACCGCGACGCGGTCGCGTTCGAGGCCCTCGTCCGCCGACACGGGCCGATGGTGCCGAGCGTATGTCGGCGGGCGCTGGGCGCCACGCCCGACGCGGACGACGCGTTCCAAACCGTCTGGCTCGTACTGGTGCGCAAGGCGCGGTCGATCGTACCCCGCGCGAAGGTCGGGAACTGGCTGTACGGCGTCGCGGCCCGCACCGCGGCCCACACGCGCGCCAGGAACGCCCGACGGCACGCGGCCCAGCGCCCGCTGTTCGACGCGTCCGACGCGCGACTTCCCGATCCCGACGCGCGGGACGCGGCCGCCGCCGTCGATGCCGAACTCATGCGCCTGCCCGAGCGGTACCGGGTCGTGATCGTGTTGTGCGAGCTGGAAAGCCGGTCGCTCAGGCACGTCGCGGAGCAACTCGGGCTGCCACCGGGTACGGTCGCGAGTCGGTTGTCACGCGGCCGAGCGCTCCTCGCGGCCCGGCTGCGGGCACGCGGGTTCGCGGCACTGAGCGGGGCACTCGCCGCGGCTCCGGTTTCCGCTCGGCTCGTGAGCGGGACCGTCTCGATGCTTCACATCGGATCGTAG